The following are encoded together in the Humulus lupulus chromosome 5, drHumLupu1.1, whole genome shotgun sequence genome:
- the LOC133777965 gene encoding type I inositol polyphosphate 5-phosphatase 2 — protein sequence MTTKRGKHSQPFWPSLVMKKWLNIQPKVYEYSEDEVDTETESEDDACSLKDARMHTCESRASRMLWNQPVSTQTSDKSNKSYWSRHKRGKSETLRVQYINTKDVRVTIGTWNVAGIAPSGDLDIDDWLSTEEPSDIYIIGFQEIVPLNAGNVLGAEDNKPIPKWEAIIRRTLNKSFEPEGKHKSYSAPPSPVMRTSSVADVLADDIDAHPLELQTNDFDDGFDMEREEFNKAIGLGKNLQLKRIYGVDDIKLDWPERSLEPTQQVISTNSKLRRVLSSNARIGFNGLENSLMVNQHVPLNGSRLRRSSHSSGNLGLMWMEKEQEPEVLDTVLDLVDLSSEEEDDDMFPDISNDQVGDESVNTVKPRPRYVKLVSKQMVGIYISVWVRKRLRRHINNLKVFPVGTGLMGYMGNKGSVSVSMSLFHSRLCFVCSHLTSGQKEGAEQKRNSDVNEIIRRTRFSPSVFGDQPLTIPSHDQIFWFGDLNYRLNMLDHEVRKLVSLKRWDELLKNDQLTKELRRGHVFEGWKEGAIDFPPTYKYEINTDRYVGENPKEGEKKRSPAWCDRILWLGKGIKQLSYYRSEIRVSDHRPVSSVFAVEVEVLNQRKLKKAINFTSAVVHPAVFSDEERNYEY from the exons ATGACAACAAAGAGAGGAAAGCACTCCCAG CCTTTTTGGCCTTCCCTTGTGATGAAAAAATGGTTAAATATACAGCCTAAGGTGTATGAGTATAGTGAAGATGAGGTCGACACTGAAACGGAGAGCGAAGATGATG CTTGCTCACTTAAAGATGCCAGAATGCACACTTGTGAGAGTCGTGCCAGTAGGATGCTGTGGAATCAACCTGTTTCGACTCAAACTTCAG ATAAATCTAATAAAAGCTATTGGTCAAGACATAAGAGAGGAAAATCAGAAACCTTGCGCGTGCAGTACATAAACACAAAGGATGTGAG GGTGACAATTGGCACTTGGAATGTTGCAGGGATTGCTCCATCTGGTGATCTTGATATCGATGATTGGCTTTCCACAGAAGAACCATCAGACATTTACATTATTGG GTTCCAAGAAATAGTCCCTTTGAATGCTGGGAATGTACTTGGAGCTGAAGATAACAAACCAATTCCAAAATGGGAAGCAATCATTCGAAGAACTCTGAACAAGTCCTTTGAACCTGAAGGCAAGCACAAAAGTTACAGTGCCCCACCCTCTCCAGTAATGAGGACATCTTCTGTTGCTGATGTGCTTGCAGATGACATTGATGCTCATCCATTAGAATTGCAGACCAATGATTTTGATGATGGTTTTGACATGGAGCGAGAAGAGTTTAACAAAGCAATTGGTTTGGGAAAGAACTTACAGTTGAAAAGAATATATGGGGTTGATGATATTAAATTGGACTGGCCCGAACGTTCATTAGAGCCAACTCAACAAGTTATCTCCACCAACTCAAAATTGCGGAGGGTTCTCAGCAGTAATGCAAGAATTGGCTTTAATGGCCTTGAGAATTCTCTTATGGTCAATCAACATGTGCCACTAAATGGTAGTAGACTGAGAAGGTCAAGTCATAGCTCTGGAAACCTTGGGTTGATGTGGATGGAAAAAGAACAGGAGCCAGAAGTTCTTGACACTGTCCTTGACTTGGTTGATCTATCttctgaagaagaagatgatgacatGTTTCCTGATATTTCAAATGATCAAGTTGGTGATGAATCTGTCAACACTGTGAAACCACGTCCTAGATATGTGAAGCTTGTCAGCAAGCAGATGGTAGGGATATATATCTCAGTTTGGGTGCGTAAGAGGTTGAGAAGACACATAAACAATTTGAAAGTTTTTCCTGTTGGGACTGGCCTAATGGGGTACATGGGAAACAAG GGATCTGTTTCAGTCAGCATGTCACTTTTTCACTCGCGGTTGTGTTTTGTTTGTTCTCATCTGACCTCTGGTCAGAAGGAGGGAGCTGAACAAAAACGTAACTCAGATGTGAATGAAATCATACGACGTACTCGGTTCTCACCAAGTGTCTTTGGTGATCAACCTTTGACAATTCCATCACACGA TCAAATATTCTGGTTTGGGGATTTAAATTATCGACTCAATATGTTGGATCATGAGGTAAGGAAGCTTGTCTCTTTGAAGAGATGGGATGAACTTCTAAAGAATGATCAG CTAACCAAGGAGCTTCGCAGGGGACATGTATTTGAGGGATGGAAAGAGGGGGCCATTGACTTTCCACCCACTTACAAGTATGAGATCAACACTGATAGATATGTAGGCGAGAACCCGAAAGAAGGAGAGAAGAAGAGATCTCCAGCATG GTGTGACCGCATACTATGGCTCGGAAAAGGTATAAAACAACTTTCTTACTATCGGTCAGAGATAAGGGTCTCAGATCATCGACCAGTCAGTTCAGTATTTGCGGTAGAAGTTGAAGTCTTAAATCAACGGAAGCTTAAAAAAGCTATCAATTTCACCAGTGCAGTAGTACATCCTGCCGTTTTTTCTGATGAAGAGAGGAACTATGAATATTAG
- the LOC133777966 gene encoding uncharacterized protein LOC133777966 produces the protein MSTTGPSPFQFHCQLVPVSLALPLFHNPIPSHYYYYYSHFHYLPFCLFLFSPNAYLIPTCEFPRSPFHFASLCFHLTFFLPLFLPVFDSFPELSLYRILFQEREKGFVSEVYFWSLPSCAGNQLRNVTRKLESDLHSSKKQFAELAEQCESLKKGREASMSILKDPICLTRV, from the exons ATGTCCACCACCGGCCCTTCTCCTTTCCAATTCCATTGCCAACTTGTACCGGTCTCATTGGCACTACCATTATTCCATAATCCGATTCCCtctcactactactactactactcccacTTCCACTACCTCCCCTTTTGCCTCTTCCTCTTCTCCCCAAATGCctatttaatcccaacatgtgaATTCCCAAGAAGCCCGTTTCATTTTGCTTCTCTTTGTTTTCACCTGACGTTTTTCCTCCCACTTTTTCTTCCCGTATTCGACTCATTTCCGGAACTTTCACTCTATCGGATTCTTTTCCAGGAAAGAGAAAAGGGATTTGTTTCGGAG GTGTATTTTTGGAGTCTTCCTAGCTGTGCTGGAAATCAG CTGAGAAATGTAACTCGCAAACTTGAATCTGATCTTCATAGCAGTAAGAAGCAGTTTGCAGAACTTGCTGAGCAGTGTGAATCGTTAAAGAAGGGGCGAGAGGCATCTATGAgcatccttaaagaccctatatGTCTTACCAGGGTTTGA